cggagcgaagagaagaactaggCTTATGCATGCTTTCTCGTGCACATGTTAATAAACGTACCATCTCGGGAGGAGGAGTATTgcgcatgtgcatttttttaaggggcggttcttttaaaaaatttgtgaaaatcttccgctatacctttaatcaATAGTGCTTATTTGACATTTGGAGCTTGGCATCCCCAGTCTCCCATTATATGGAAAAGAGTAACCAGaacattcattaaaaaaatctacttgTGTCTTCTGAACTGCATGAGAGTGGGTtattaacagaattttcattttggggtgaactttGACTTTATGACTGCATTGGTGCATTTAAAAGTCAACACTAAAAAGCTTTCACATTGCCAAAATAGTTGTTATTCTGGGAAAGTACCTCTCCTTCTTACTGCCCAGTTTGTTTGTCGTATATTGGTCCCCATAACCAATGAGGTTCAGTTGACGAGAGAAGACATTGACTCGGTTTCCAACAAACAGATCATCTGCATGAAGGTCATCATACTTGGTCCGCCGTAGAAAGGTGCGTTGGTTTTTCATATCAAACTATATAAATGACAAAGATGTTTGTAAGGGGCACAAAGCTCAAATGTAGCGGGATGTCAGAAATCAGAGTAACACAACGCACCATTTCAACAGAGCCATCTTTAGGGTAGTAGAGCAGCTGGTATCTTCGCAGGAGAGCGGCGCTGGGGTCGTACCACTCAGCCAGAAATGCAAAGCGTTCCTCCTGTgtaacacaacacaaacaacaaAACACACAGTGAAGCTAGGCCCGGCAGGGGAATGTCACTGAGCTGACCCTCTTGCTTGGACAGGGAGCTGCAACAGCCGCTCTCTGACCCTCAACACAGACAGGCAGCTGGGCCTGTTAACATGCTGAGTAAGAGGTTCAGACCTTAAGTCAGCCCTTGATCCCATGAGAAGCCTCGCTGCAGATGGGAGTCTACATCCAGCTGCTTGAACGGCTGCTCCCAAATTTAAATTCAACAAACTAGAGATATAAAAATGTTGATAAGGTCATTTTATAAGATCATTCTTGGCCAATATCCAACATGCTGGCTAATATTTTAAATCTACAGAATCGACGTTGGGCAAAGGAGAGATGGGACCCACCTATGAAAATGTTGTCACTCGCTTGATTTGTATTTTGGTCTGTCAATGCTGGGTAGCCCCACCCATAGTGCAATCTCATTGGTCCAAAATCCTGCTCTGTGTTTTAAACCTCAAAGGTGTGGACAGACAAATTACTTTCTATGTGTTACCTCCAGTTTGGTCAAGGTGTCCAGACTGTAGTATGtgaattttaaaaaacacacaacattgTAATAAATAGCATGACAGGTGGAGAGCAATTTTTTCTGATAACCATTATAGAAAATCTAATCATAATAACAACACCCTAAATTCTTTAACATCTGAAAAGTCCCATATAGTGGAAAATGTAATATCAAGTGCCTTGTTTCACCTTGACAAACTCAGTGGTGCCCTTGAAAAATAACATGGGGAGTTTGTAGGTTTAATCTCCATATCATGTAGATCGCCACCATGTGGGTGAAATCCGGCATTAAGGAGACACATATGATTCAGGGCATGTAACAAAGAACATAAGGGGAATACTGATAACTAAATATTCCAAACAGCAATCTAGTCCTACAAGTTAAAAACCCTTATATCCATCCATAACAGCTATAAGAAGATTAAAATCATCTTTAAGTCATCCTTCAATGATTATGTACCACATACCAATGTGTTCCTTTCCAGTGTTCACGGTTATAACTTCCTACATACAAATTATCATGCTAATAACATTCAAACCATCTCAATCATGTAAATGACAGCATAACTAAAACAGCCTTTTCAGGTCTTCATACAGAAGTGCATTGTCCTAGAGAATCCCTTTAACATAACCAAGGTCTATCTTAAATCTAGCAGGGCCCCTTTCCTAAGCAAAGGCTATTTTTACCTCCCTTAGCTGTGACAGAGATAGTACTGACAATGAACAGCTTTCTTTGCTCAAAAATGCAGAGGAACAGGTTAAGACTTTTAATAATTGATCAGCCGTTACCATATTCACACACAATTCATAATGCCTTTTTCTACTTATTAAATCTGTAAAATGCATTGTGGTACTTTGCCAGTTAGAGTTTAGACGTTTCAGTAGGTATTCACCCCCTATGTCTTTGTGAAAAACGAGAGCTATTATATGACTACATAGTGCCTGAGCCAAAGTTACCCGAGGACAGCTCTGAATACCTAAGAGGAATGATGGAAGCATAAGACCTTAAGCCTTTTTCTCTAATATTAGTACTATAAACAAACCATGAAGTGCACACTCAATGTGTTACCGTATCTGTTGTTCTGTCATAGAAACCCGAAGCTGTTCTTCTACGTGTTTACAGCAGGAATGTGAGCACTTTCAGGGGACTCGTGGCTTCAAATAAACATACCAGAACAACAAAATCACAGACTTCTTTCTAATGATCCTGGCCAGACCAAACTGGAAATAGCTGGGCTTATCTACCTCTAACACTCTGAAAAATAGGGCTTTCCTCCCAGACCTCTTCACGGAGGCTAAAACTTTCTCAGACACCCGCTGTTGCGCTATGCTATCATTGCAAACATTTCACGCTGTCTGCATGGAGATGGATAGACGTACACTACTTAAGGAGACAGATTGTGAATTGGAAAATAAAACAACGTAGGAGTACAACAGAGAAAGAAGATGATGGGTAAAGGTATTATGTTACCGACAGAATAACAAGGTTTAGGTGGTTGTGCAATGATACTTAAAAAGCACATTGTTTTACTTAATGAAATTCAAAGCTTTATTCTACTGAATGTTTAAATCAAAGAAATGTTATGGTCACTCTATTTTCATTATAATTTAGCCTTTATAAGAGCCTAGAAAAAGAACCTATTCAGTTGTTTATATTTTGTAGAAAACACTTAATCAGCTTTTTAAAACCTGTCAAAAACAGATTCACTATGTAAAAGAGAGCCAGTTGTTTTCTTTTTGAAAACTGaggtttttaaataaagttttataaaggTAAATTCTGACATCTAGTGGTAGATCAAATTCTGATCAAACCAAAAGAGAATTCCAGAATGTGAAGACGACAATAGTACAAatgcaaaacctaaaaaaaaaaatctaaattataCAGAGTTGGGCCAGTGCACGAAAGTAATTTTATGCAACCGCAAATTAATTGTCATAATTTTACTACCCAAGCTACTTCATGCCACTTTCACTTGATAGACTCTCTCTCAAAAGATAAGAAAATGTTTAAGAATACAGGAACATTTTCGTGCACGGAGCACATGAGATCATAACTGTTAGCCAGAGTCGTTTATGTTACTGTTATTTCATAAGTGTTTAACGTTAAACTTTAATAACGACCGCACGCAACAAAAATATTCATGCTCATAAGAGAATAATCGTTTATCGCTTAaattataaacaacaaaaaacttAATCTCCCACTTaccatgtttttattaaaggaaaTAATAGAGTTTGTTGATTGTTGTTTAACAGACGGTTGATTGTCTTCCCTTAGCTTCGGTGTGAAGTCCCATCACCATAGCAACAACATCAGAGAAGCTATCCCAAAACCTTTCGGTACAAATAATCTCCTGTAAATTTTTACCTATAGCACGAAGTGTTTTATCATTCAGCTCACTTCGTTTTTAAAAAGGTTTTATTTATACGTTGTACAGAGCAAATAATGTGCTTCTTCTTATTCGACTCCAGTAAACCGGAAGTAATAGTTTCTGACCTTTACAGCCAACTGACACGTGGGGTTTGTTATGGTCTGGAATTTGACGTTTAGTTTAGTGGTTTAGTTTAGTGGTTTGTAAAGCTTGTTGGCAAAATAATAATGCCGatggctttattttttatttctcgaaataatttttctttataCTAAGTTATCTGGTTCGTTGCAGCTATTTCCGTTCTGTTGGTAACGTTATAACTTACTAGAACAGCATTTAAAATGGATGGCAAACCACTAATTTTAGATGGAGGTCTGGGAACTGAACTCGAAGTTAATGGACTTCAAATAGATGTATGTACTATAACACATATCACGCATTtgtttaaatagtaaaaatattcacacaaattttttttacagggGGATCCACTGTGGAGTGCAAGAATGCTACATACAGACCCAAAGGCCATTAAGGATGTCCATTATAGGTCTTTTGTATCTTGTTGTTGATACATCTGAGATATTTTActgaataataaaaaagtttattacagtaaaatactTAAAGTTAAAACACTAAACTAAAACATATATGTTGTTTGCAGGAGTGGCGCCAGACATTGGGGGCTTAACCCAAATCTATGGGTTTCAAAGCATGGTCCCATGCTGATACTTTTTTCTCCATTTATGGCAGTTTATAAACCATTATTTAATCTAAGTGTTCTCTGTACACAATTTTGACAATGATACTTTAACTTCTATTATCCAAAATTAGGTTAAATATGTTTGCTGTTGGCTAATCCAATAACTATAAAGCTACATAAGAAAGAATAAAAATTTTGACTTCACTAGCAGAAcaatttttctctctctccaccctCCTCTCTCCCCCTTTTTGCACTGATATTTATCATaagcatattttaatgtaagaGATCTGAAAAGATTCTGGCCTTGAGCCCCTGAAGCCACCCCCTCGCTCCGTCCCTGGTTGTTTGTCAACTACATATTAGGCACTAAATGACTTTATGCCTCAGTCTATGGCCTAGTCCACACAGACACGGGGAGTTTTTCTTCCTGCGTTTAAATAAAATATCCCATCTACACATGCTCGGTTTTAAAAGAAATCTCCACCTACATGAAAACGCAAAAACACGCTATCACGCGCTGTCAATGacatgccacaccagcaggcggtGATATAACCCTAATCGTAAAGCCACGTTGACCAGTCAGAAGCCttaatctgaagcaaaaacccCGGTTTTACTGTCTACACGACAACACTGCAACCGATGTTTCTGAATATCCTTACCCTGGCAagggttttcaaaaatgttcggTTTTAGTGACCTGATACTGCGGAAGTGTGGACGAACATCCGAACCACGTAAAAACGTCAacgttataaaaatacccgtgtccgtgtggacaAGGCCTATGTCTGCTGTATACTGTAAGTAATGGTTGATTGTACTTCCTaatctaaaaattatttatttttaaaagatttcTCCAAAGTGGCTCAGATGTCATAACAACAGCCACGTATCAGGCCAGCATCAAAGGATTTGTGAAATATCTTGGTCTTGGGCCTGAGGAAGCTCAGCAGCTGATCATGTCTGGAGTTCAACTGGCAAAAGAGGCAGTATCAGACTTCATGTCTCAGGACAAGGTTTCAGGTGTGTGCAAGTCTAACTCTTAAATCTGCTATATGTCAATCCatttaaaaatgaccaaaaagtaaaaaaaaatataattcatgtttattttaaatccatGTGTCCCTTAGAAGACCGAAGACAACCTTTGATTGCAGGCTCAGTTGGTCCATATGGCGCCTTCCTACATGATAGATCAGAGTATACTGGGGCATATGAGGAAAAGATGACAGTGGAGGTAAGGTCAAATTATGCTTTCTGTCCACCATAGCAGACACTGCATTAAGATTTGAATTGCCTGTTTTCTTCCCTTAGGAGTTCAAAGACTGGCATCGTCCCCAGATCCAGTGTTTGGTAAAGGCTGGAGTCGATCTTGTTGCCATCGAGACAATTCCATGTATTAAAGAGGCAGAGGCATTGGTAGAAGTTCTCAAAGAATTCCCAGGAACTAAAGCCTGGCTTTCCTTTTCCTGTAAGGTGACTGATTCTAATAGATACATGCACTCTTACATATGTATGTACCCAGTGCCCCATCAatgataaattattaaatttttaATAAAGAGATTTGCAAAAGTTACGACTGTGCTAGTATCAAAATTATGCTTGATTTGTTTCAGGACAGTCATAATATTTCGAGTGGGAAGACATTTTCTGAGGCAGTGCAGGTGGCTTGTAGGTCCTCACAGCTGGTTGCTGTGGGAGTGAACTGTTGCTCCCCTGATCTGGTGAAACCACTTCTAGAGTCAGCCATGTCACACAAAAAAGCAGATTTGAGCTGGGTGGTCTATCCCAACAATGAAGAGGGTTGGGATCCCGAGACAGGGTATGGTCAATACATTTTTAAGCATTTCAAGCATTTGTAAAATCTCTGTAAATTCATGAACGTTTTACACATTGATATTGTGTAAATTGCAGAGGAAGAACAGAAAAATGGACATCATTTGCAAAATTAAGTCTTGACTGGAAAGAGCAAGGGGCTTTGTGGATAGGTAAATAATCTTAACTGTACTAaacccatgttatgatttccagcTAATAATAATGATGCGATATTGCTTTCTCTCAACAGGTGGCTGCTGCTTTGTTGGTCCTGCAGATATAACTGAGCTAAAGCATGTGCTACATGTGTAGCCTTAACTCATGAAACAGTGTGATATTATCCACATCCAagttacatttgaaataatgccCTGATGTTTAAGAAAGTCTGTCAGTATTTGAgttataaagaaataaaatattagATTTACATGAGTTTGAGATTTGTAATGCTTGACTGCACGAACGTCATTCATAAAAGGTGCGCATATCAAGACACTCCAGGGGAAACAGTAACACATACAGAAGATAGATAAAGTTCAGCTGCATTTACTGATCTAAcccttaaaggagcatttcacccgtgcaaacattaaactttattaaaagtggatcatatttgtagttgaaatgtaacataaatttagaatttggtaCCTAtatgaccgagaaaaggggtgtttgtagtctcaccccctctaCAAAGATAtaggacttccttctttcaatgatgcaaaatgatgatttttacatcattgaaagaaggaagtgcaacactgaaatccatatttctcctgtctcaggggaaacagaggaaatgatgcacgaccattcaaaaacatgactggggtactaactatacaaagcttaatgcaaatgggtgaagtgtccctttaactgtcAATTTTCCACAGTCTTactttgttttaatatttaaaattgggACCATTTGTGACCTAGTGGATTTATTCCCtagaattgtgtgtgtgtgtgtgtgtgcgtgtgcgtgtgtgtaaaCTACTCACTGGGATAGGTTA
This Paramisgurnus dabryanus chromosome 7, PD_genome_1.1, whole genome shotgun sequence DNA region includes the following protein-coding sequences:
- the LOC135718253 gene encoding homocysteine S-methyltransferase YbgG isoform X2 — its product is MDGKPLILDGGLGTELEVNGLQIDGDPLWSARMLHTDPKAIKDVHYRFLQSGSDVITTATYQASIKGFVKYLGLGPEEAQQLIMSGVQLAKEAVSDFMSQDKVSDRRQPLIAGSVGPYGAFLHDRSEYTGAYEEKMTVEEFKDWHRPQIQCLVKAGVDLVAIETIPCIKEAEALVEVLKEFPGTKAWLSFSCKDSHNISSGKTFSEAVQVACRSSQLVAVGVNCCSPDLVKPLLESAMSHKKADLSWVVYPNNEEGWDPETGGRTEKWTSFAKLSLDWKEQGALWIGGCCFVGPADITELKHVLHV
- the LOC135718253 gene encoding homocysteine S-methyltransferase YbgG isoform X1, producing MDGKPLILDGGLGTELEVNGLQIDGDPLWSARMLHTDPKAIKDVHYRFLQSGSDVITTATYQASIKGFVKYLGLGPEEAQQLIMSGVQLAKEAVSDFMSQDKVSEDRRQPLIAGSVGPYGAFLHDRSEYTGAYEEKMTVEEFKDWHRPQIQCLVKAGVDLVAIETIPCIKEAEALVEVLKEFPGTKAWLSFSCKDSHNISSGKTFSEAVQVACRSSQLVAVGVNCCSPDLVKPLLESAMSHKKADLSWVVYPNNEEGWDPETGGRTEKWTSFAKLSLDWKEQGALWIGGCCFVGPADITELKHVLHV